In Aquimarina spinulae, a single window of DNA contains:
- a CDS encoding putative glycoside hydrolase gives MKMLKIILLCGVFISVSCKTETEKEEEIVKEVVEEVKTTSFKYWTWITANPSKSNDEYREEFKKYKENGIDAVLINTLADPEVLKKLTPLATKEGLEVHAWMFTMNRPGDKVALEHPEWYAVSREGKSCHDTRPYVDYYQWLCPTRKESRAHILGLVEQLAKVEGITSVHLDYIRYPDIYLPIGLLPKYNLVQDEELPEFDFCYCDVCIKTFEQEHHKNPKEAKNVAIDIEWKQFRLNQIKRVVDEAYEIAHKYDKKLTAAVFPYPEMADHMVRQRWDKWDVDEVLPMIYHNFYNEEVDWIGFATKQGVNDLQGKQTKLHTGIYLPPMSADDVSKAIQLAKDNGASGISFFDGNAITEEQLEAIKKSKK, from the coding sequence ATGAAGATGCTCAAAATTATACTCTTATGTGGTGTATTTATTAGTGTTAGTTGTAAAACCGAAACTGAAAAAGAGGAAGAAATCGTAAAAGAAGTTGTAGAAGAAGTAAAGACAACATCATTTAAATACTGGACCTGGATTACTGCGAACCCCTCAAAATCAAATGATGAATATAGAGAAGAGTTCAAAAAATATAAAGAAAATGGCATAGACGCAGTATTGATAAATACATTGGCTGATCCCGAAGTGTTAAAAAAACTAACCCCTTTAGCCACAAAAGAAGGATTAGAAGTGCATGCCTGGATGTTTACCATGAATCGACCAGGTGACAAAGTTGCTTTAGAGCACCCAGAGTGGTATGCCGTAAGCAGAGAAGGTAAATCGTGCCACGACACACGACCATATGTAGATTATTATCAGTGGTTATGTCCTACCAGAAAAGAATCCAGAGCACATATTTTGGGATTAGTAGAACAACTGGCAAAGGTTGAAGGCATAACCAGTGTACATCTCGATTATATTCGATATCCAGATATCTATTTGCCTATAGGGTTATTACCAAAATATAACTTAGTACAAGATGAAGAGCTGCCAGAGTTTGATTTTTGCTATTGTGATGTATGTATAAAAACTTTTGAACAAGAACATCATAAAAACCCAAAAGAAGCTAAAAATGTTGCGATAGATATAGAGTGGAAACAATTTAGATTAAACCAGATAAAAAGAGTGGTCGATGAGGCTTATGAAATTGCTCATAAATATGATAAAAAGTTAACCGCAGCTGTGTTTCCATATCCCGAAATGGCAGATCATATGGTTAGACAACGATGGGATAAATGGGATGTAGATGAAGTATTACCTATGATTTATCACAACTTTTATAACGAAGAGGTAGATTGGATTGGTTTTGCTACCAAACAAGGAGTTAATGATCTGCAAGGAAAGCAAACTAAATTGCATACAGGAATATATCTTCCTCCTATGAGTGCAGATGATGTATCAAAAGCTATACAATTAGCAAAAGATAATGGAGCGTCAGGGATTTCATTTTTTGACGGAAATGCAATAACAGAAGAACAACTAGAGGCAATTAAAAAATCAAAAAAGTAA
- a CDS encoding sodium:solute symporter family protein, which produces MNLATVDIVIILCYIIITLLFGFYVAKKASKDMKSYFLGGNEIPWYYLGLSNASGMFDVSGTMWTVTILFVYGMKSAWLPWLWPVWNQVFIMIFMAAWLRRSNVMTGAQWITYRFGSAMGAKLSHIIVTIFAVISTLGFIAYFFEGIGKFAIVFFPWDLSIDLGLFVVASEQSYALIIIGITTLYTLKGGMYSVVGTEVIQFVIMTISCLVIGYIAFTTVTTEQIAMATPENWNNLFFDMKLDLDWTGYIDSVNEKIEKDGFSLFGFLFMMMIFKGIFASLAGPVPSYDMQRVLSTKNEAEASKMSAFTIIVLFVPRYLMITGFAVLGLVYLGPELQQAGIDVDFETILPVAIHRFVPIGFKGLLLAGLLAAFMGTFAAFINAAPAYIVNDIYKKYINPKASDKTYIKYSYLSSVLIVLVGVIGGFFASSINELTIWLTSALYGGYAAANVLKWIWWRFNSYGYFGGMLAGLIAATIVPGIFPDTTAIYLFPGILLISFIGCFLGVILGKRDDIEVLKNFYRTTKPWGWWKPVIDAIQKEDPDFLPNKNFWRDMFNCGIGIIWQMTFVLVPMYLIIKEYYSLAFAIVLMIITSVILKRTWYDKLKTK; this is translated from the coding sequence ATGAACCTAGCTACCGTAGATATTGTAATAATTCTATGTTATATTATTATTACTCTTCTTTTTGGATTTTATGTTGCTAAGAAGGCATCAAAAGATATGAAATCGTATTTCCTTGGCGGAAATGAAATACCCTGGTATTATCTCGGATTGTCAAATGCTTCAGGGATGTTTGATGTTTCTGGTACGATGTGGACAGTTACTATTCTATTTGTCTACGGAATGAAAAGTGCCTGGCTCCCTTGGTTATGGCCCGTATGGAATCAGGTTTTTATTATGATTTTTATGGCCGCATGGTTACGAAGGTCAAATGTGATGACAGGAGCACAGTGGATAACCTATAGATTCGGATCTGCCATGGGTGCTAAATTGTCTCATATCATAGTAACAATCTTTGCTGTTATCAGTACTTTAGGTTTTATAGCCTACTTTTTTGAAGGGATCGGTAAATTTGCAATTGTATTTTTTCCTTGGGACTTATCTATAGACCTTGGATTATTTGTAGTAGCTTCAGAGCAATCTTATGCTTTGATAATTATTGGCATAACTACTTTATACACTTTAAAAGGAGGAATGTATAGTGTAGTAGGAACAGAAGTCATTCAGTTTGTAATTATGACCATTTCATGTTTGGTTATTGGATATATTGCTTTTACCACTGTTACAACAGAACAAATTGCCATGGCCACACCAGAAAACTGGAATAATTTATTCTTTGATATGAAATTGGATTTGGATTGGACCGGATATATCGATAGCGTAAACGAAAAGATAGAGAAAGACGGATTTTCTTTATTTGGTTTCCTATTTATGATGATGATCTTTAAAGGTATTTTTGCCAGCCTTGCAGGCCCCGTTCCCAGCTATGATATGCAACGAGTTTTGTCTACTAAAAATGAAGCCGAAGCTTCAAAAATGAGCGCTTTTACAATCATTGTCCTTTTCGTACCCAGGTATTTAATGATCACCGGCTTTGCTGTACTAGGTTTGGTGTATTTAGGACCAGAATTACAACAAGCAGGGATAGATGTAGATTTTGAAACCATACTGCCAGTGGCCATTCATCGCTTTGTTCCAATAGGTTTTAAAGGGCTATTGTTGGCAGGTTTATTAGCCGCTTTTATGGGAACATTTGCTGCTTTTATAAATGCAGCGCCAGCATATATAGTTAATGACATTTATAAGAAATATATCAACCCGAAAGCTTCTGATAAAACATATATTAAATACAGTTATTTATCATCTGTTCTTATCGTATTAGTAGGGGTGATTGGTGGTTTTTTTGCATCATCTATTAATGAACTTACCATATGGTTAACCTCAGCTTTGTACGGAGGATATGCAGCAGCAAATGTATTAAAGTGGATATGGTGGAGATTTAATTCTTATGGGTATTTTGGAGGAATGTTGGCAGGACTTATTGCAGCAACAATAGTACCCGGAATTTTTCCCGATACAACTGCCATTTACTTATTTCCTGGCATCCTATTGATATCTTTTATTGGATGCTTTTTAGGAGTAATATTAGGAAAACGAGATGATATAGAGGTGCTAAAAAACTTTTATAGAACCACCAAACCCTGGGGATGGTGGAAACCAGTTATTGATGCAATACAAAAAGAAGATCCAGATTTTTTACCTAATAAAAACTTCTGGAGAGATATGTTTAATTGCGGTATTGGGATTATTTGGCAAATGACCTTTGTTCTGGTGCCGATGTATTTAATTATAAAAGAATATTATAGCTTGGCTTTTGCGATAGTATTAATGATTATTACATCGGTAATATTAAAGAGAACATGGTATGATAAACTTAAGACAAAATAA
- a CDS encoding GH92 family glycosyl hydrolase: MKIPRNIKLLIIVILSTFSCKKEHENEDSVKIKDSTIIKYVNPFIGTGGHGHTYPGATVPFGMVQVSPDNGISEWDWCSGYHYSDSLTIGFSHLHLSGTGIGDLNDIRLMPINKKVDLSTSFKTRDEIPFKSKYSHDKEKATPGYYNVFLEDFNINAELTSTVRTAFHRYEYKEGDTQSVVLDLGYAINWDKTLESQIHIEDKFTVSGYRNSTGWAKNQKVFFVMKFSKAINDYDLYTDTKKVENSNIIKGVKSSAQLFFNEGNKNQIQVKVGISSVSVENAKNNISNYKNKFEFDKIVESANSSWQNVLSKIEVDTKNDSLKTIFYTALYHAQVAPVTYSDMDGAFRKENDSIVFAENFTAYSTLSLWDTFRAEHPLLIFLEPDKVSDIVNSMLAYYEHKKILPVWTLYANETNTMTGYHSVSVIAEAYLKGVKGFDIEKAYEAMKTTMMQDERGLEYYKKYGYIPYNLLDESVTITLEYAYNDWCVAQVAKSLGKEEDYEYFLKRSEAFTHLFDAKTGFMRGKSEDGKKWHEPFDPKYSAHRVHADYTEGNAWQHSWFVPHDVKELIQLFGDETTFVAKLEQLFTEDSEITGDNISADITGLIGQYAHGNEPSHHIAYMFNKANAPWKTQYWVSQILKTQYNTTPNGLSGNEDCGQMSAWYVFSSLGIYPMNPASGEYQIGSPIFEKATLKLSDDLSFSIEAKNVSDNNIYIQSATLNGKEFNRSYITHQEITQGGTLHFVMGASPNKNWSVQK, translated from the coding sequence ATGAAAATACCTCGTAATATTAAATTATTGATAATAGTAATATTGAGTACTTTTTCGTGTAAGAAAGAGCATGAAAATGAGGATAGTGTAAAAATAAAAGACAGTACTATAATTAAGTATGTAAATCCTTTTATTGGTACAGGAGGTCATGGTCATACCTATCCGGGAGCAACAGTACCATTTGGGATGGTACAAGTAAGTCCAGATAATGGTATTTCAGAATGGGATTGGTGCTCGGGATACCATTATTCTGATTCATTAACTATAGGCTTTAGTCATTTACACCTTAGTGGTACAGGAATTGGAGATCTTAATGATATTAGATTAATGCCAATTAATAAAAAAGTGGATTTATCTACTTCTTTTAAAACAAGAGACGAAATACCTTTTAAGTCTAAATATTCTCATGATAAAGAGAAAGCTACACCTGGATATTATAATGTGTTTTTAGAAGATTTTAATATTAATGCAGAATTAACGTCTACCGTTAGAACAGCTTTTCATCGATACGAATATAAAGAGGGGGACACACAATCTGTAGTATTAGATTTGGGATATGCTATTAATTGGGATAAAACCTTAGAATCACAAATACATATTGAAGATAAATTTACAGTTTCAGGATATAGAAATAGTACCGGATGGGCAAAAAATCAAAAAGTATTTTTTGTGATGAAATTCTCTAAAGCTATCAATGATTATGATTTATATACAGATACCAAAAAGGTTGAAAATAGTAATATTATCAAAGGTGTAAAATCGTCGGCACAGTTGTTTTTTAATGAAGGAAATAAAAATCAAATACAAGTTAAAGTAGGAATCTCTTCGGTAAGTGTTGAAAATGCAAAAAATAATATTTCTAACTATAAAAATAAATTCGAATTTGATAAAATCGTTGAAAGTGCCAATTCATCATGGCAAAATGTACTATCAAAAATAGAAGTAGACACTAAAAATGATTCGTTAAAAACCATTTTTTATACTGCGCTATATCATGCTCAGGTTGCACCAGTTACCTATAGTGATATGGATGGTGCGTTTAGAAAAGAAAATGATAGTATCGTTTTTGCAGAGAATTTTACTGCATATTCTACACTCTCGCTATGGGATACCTTTAGAGCAGAGCATCCATTACTCATATTTTTAGAACCAGATAAAGTTTCTGATATCGTAAATTCTATGTTAGCTTATTATGAACATAAAAAGATTTTACCTGTATGGACTTTATATGCTAACGAAACCAATACCATGACAGGATATCACTCGGTTTCGGTAATTGCAGAAGCGTACTTAAAAGGTGTCAAAGGCTTTGACATCGAAAAAGCATATGAGGCGATGAAAACCACGATGATGCAAGATGAAAGAGGGTTGGAGTATTATAAAAAATATGGTTATATCCCGTATAATTTGCTAGATGAATCTGTTACTATTACATTAGAATATGCTTATAATGACTGGTGTGTTGCGCAAGTAGCTAAATCTCTGGGAAAAGAAGAGGATTATGAGTATTTCCTAAAACGATCTGAAGCATTTACACATCTCTTTGATGCTAAGACAGGGTTTATGAGAGGAAAATCTGAGGATGGGAAAAAATGGCATGAACCATTTGATCCCAAATACTCTGCGCATAGAGTGCATGCCGATTATACAGAAGGAAATGCATGGCAACATAGTTGGTTTGTACCTCATGATGTTAAGGAACTAATACAATTGTTTGGAGACGAAACCACTTTTGTAGCAAAGCTCGAACAGTTATTTACTGAAGATTCTGAAATTACCGGAGATAATATTTCTGCAGATATTACAGGTCTTATAGGGCAATATGCGCACGGTAATGAACCCAGTCATCATATTGCTTATATGTTTAATAAAGCTAATGCTCCCTGGAAAACTCAATATTGGGTAAGTCAAATATTGAAAACACAATATAATACAACACCTAATGGATTAAGTGGCAATGAGGATTGTGGGCAAATGTCGGCTTGGTATGTCTTTAGCTCTTTAGGGATTTATCCTATGAACCCCGCATCTGGAGAATACCAAATTGGAAGTCCGATTTTTGAAAAAGCTACTTTAAAATTATCAGATGATCTTAGTTTTAGTATAGAAGCCAAGAACGTTTCAGATAACAATATATACATCCAATCTGCAACTCTAAACGGAAAAGAATTTAATCGATCATATATTACTCATCAGGAAATAACACAAGGAGGAACGTTGCATTTCGTAATGGGAGCATCTCCTAACAAAAACTGGAGTGTACAGAAATAA
- a CDS encoding GH92 family glycosyl hydrolase, whose amino-acid sequence MKKIFYSHIILLLLFWSCNQEKVSVNLPEQSLTSYVNTFIGTDGPGNTYPGATLPFGMVQLSPDIGIPGWDRIAGYYYKDSIISGFSHTHLTGTGAGDLYDILVMPTNSRFSKKIKENNYKPFSTYSHDKEFATPGYYTVDLLDYGIKAELTATNRVGIHRYTFPKDTATAIHVDLGYAINWDKPTDTYIEKVDDKTIQGYRMSTGWAKDQRVYFVMQFSKPFTTYQVFKNEELTTLPVQGTNTKIILHYNTEENEQVTIKTGLSTASIKGAQESLNTEAPDFDFDHYIRKAQAIWERELQKIHITTTDKDKKSIFYTMMYQSMLAPTLLSDPDGNYKGANDSIVNAKGFNRYDTFSLWDTFRAAHPLYTIIQQERVPDMIQSILAHYKETGVLPVWSMQGNETNMMIGYHAVPVIVDAYFKGFQFDAEFAYKACKESAMVEDRQIDIYKNLGYIPVGEHHENWSVSKTLEYAYDDWCIAMFAKDLGKEEEYVYFMKRSENWKNLYNDNNNWIQPRDTLGKFIAPFSPKEYTSFYCESNAWQYYWFVPQHVEGLIKKTGGKERFTQKLDSMFSYDPKPGDKLPIFSTGMIGQYAHGNEPSHHVAYLYNYVNQPSKTQELTHKILEEQYKNEPNGHCGNEDCGQMSSWYIFSSLGLYPVNPAQGVYHITAPIFEHIEIQLPEGKTFLITAKNLSKENTYIKNIRLNGEPLDRMYITHKEIVNGGFLEFEMSNSPNDEAFKNSSLPEVNKIY is encoded by the coding sequence ATGAAAAAAATATTCTATTCACATATTATTCTTTTACTATTGTTTTGGTCTTGCAATCAAGAGAAGGTTTCAGTAAACCTACCCGAACAATCATTAACTTCTTATGTGAATACATTTATAGGAACAGATGGTCCCGGCAATACATACCCGGGAGCAACACTCCCATTTGGGATGGTACAGTTGAGTCCGGATATAGGAATTCCCGGATGGGATAGAATTGCAGGATACTACTATAAAGACTCTATCATTAGCGGTTTTTCTCATACACATCTTACCGGGACCGGAGCTGGAGATTTATATGATATTTTGGTAATGCCCACAAATAGCAGGTTTTCAAAAAAAATAAAAGAAAACAACTATAAACCATTCTCTACATACAGTCATGATAAAGAATTTGCTACACCAGGATATTATACCGTAGATTTATTAGATTATGGGATTAAAGCAGAACTTACAGCAACCAATAGAGTAGGTATACATAGATATACCTTTCCTAAAGATACTGCAACAGCAATACATGTGGATCTGGGATATGCTATAAACTGGGATAAACCTACTGATACTTACATTGAAAAAGTAGATGACAAAACGATTCAGGGATATCGGATGTCTACTGGATGGGCAAAAGATCAACGAGTCTATTTTGTAATGCAGTTTTCAAAGCCTTTTACGACATATCAAGTGTTTAAAAATGAAGAACTAACTACACTTCCCGTTCAAGGAACAAATACAAAAATTATACTGCATTATAACACAGAAGAAAATGAACAGGTTACTATTAAAACCGGGTTGTCTACAGCTAGTATTAAGGGAGCCCAAGAATCACTAAATACAGAAGCTCCTGACTTCGATTTTGATCACTATATTAGAAAAGCGCAAGCCATTTGGGAACGTGAATTACAAAAGATTCACATTACGACTACAGATAAGGATAAGAAGAGTATTTTTTATACAATGATGTATCAATCTATGTTGGCCCCAACATTATTAAGTGATCCTGACGGAAATTATAAAGGAGCAAACGATTCTATTGTAAATGCCAAAGGATTTAATCGTTATGATACATTTTCGTTATGGGATACCTTTAGAGCAGCACACCCTTTATATACAATAATTCAGCAAGAAAGAGTTCCTGATATGATCCAATCCATACTGGCTCATTATAAGGAGACAGGAGTGTTACCAGTATGGTCTATGCAAGGAAATGAAACCAATATGATGATAGGATATCATGCCGTTCCGGTTATAGTTGATGCATATTTTAAAGGTTTTCAATTTGATGCCGAATTTGCTTACAAAGCATGTAAAGAAAGTGCTATGGTAGAGGATAGGCAAATAGATATTTATAAGAATTTAGGGTATATCCCAGTAGGAGAGCATCATGAAAATTGGTCTGTTTCTAAAACGCTGGAGTATGCCTATGATGACTGGTGTATAGCCATGTTTGCAAAAGATTTAGGGAAAGAAGAGGAGTATGTATATTTTATGAAACGTTCTGAGAACTGGAAAAATTTATATAACGATAATAATAACTGGATTCAACCCAGAGATACTTTAGGAAAATTTATAGCACCCTTTAGTCCAAAAGAATATACCTCTTTTTATTGTGAAAGTAATGCCTGGCAATATTACTGGTTTGTACCTCAGCATGTAGAAGGGCTGATAAAAAAAACAGGAGGAAAAGAACGATTTACACAAAAGTTAGATTCTATGTTTTCTTATGATCCCAAACCAGGAGATAAACTACCCATTTTTAGTACAGGAATGATAGGGCAATATGCACATGGTAATGAACCAAGTCACCATGTAGCGTATCTATACAATTACGTAAATCAACCTTCAAAAACTCAGGAATTAACCCATAAGATTTTAGAAGAGCAGTACAAAAATGAACCCAATGGACATTGCGGAAACGAAGATTGTGGACAGATGTCATCCTGGTACATATTTAGTTCCCTTGGGCTTTATCCTGTAAATCCGGCACAAGGTGTATATCATATTACAGCACCGATATTTGAGCATATTGAAATACAATTACCAGAAGGAAAAACTTTTTTAATAACGGCTAAAAACCTATCTAAAGAGAATACATATATTAAGAACATAAGATTAAATGGAGAGCCACTTGATCGTATGTATATAACACATAAAGAAATTGTAAATGGAGGATTTCTCGAATTTGAAATGAGTAATTCTCCAAATGATGAAGCCTTTAAAAACTCATCCTTACCAGAAGTAAATAAAATATATTGA
- a CDS encoding carbohydrate-binding family 9-like protein, which produces MKLKLFQNRINKILCIIVLILSKTTIVYGQSVKNEVSPKSYIAHYTKESIDIDGSVLESSWSKAKSTEFFIDIEGSKIPKYKTTVKMLWDDEYFYFLAEMEEPHVWGNLKQKDTIIFYNNDFEIFVDPDNDTHNYYEFEVNALNTLWDLFITKPYREGTPVLNDWDANGFKSSVKVNGTINNPHDTDKGWILEIAIPFKVFKTSYYHKNIPKDKFWRVNFSRVNWDFELQNNKYSRKRDDNGKFKPEYNWVWSPIGVINMHQPEDWGYVYFSSKEVGENDDFRIPEDEKVKRLLYQLYRKQKEYFKKNTRWAKTFKELEANDLLVDGNKVVKTIENHQTGWNITVVSPDTKHLFIIKEDGKIIQKED; this is translated from the coding sequence ATGAAATTGAAACTTTTTCAAAATAGAATCAATAAAATACTTTGTATCATAGTATTAATTTTGAGTAAAACAACTATTGTTTATGGGCAAAGTGTTAAAAATGAGGTATCCCCAAAATCTTATATCGCACATTATACCAAAGAATCAATAGATATAGATGGATCTGTCTTAGAATCTTCCTGGAGTAAAGCAAAATCTACAGAGTTTTTTATAGATATTGAAGGAAGCAAAATCCCAAAATATAAAACTACTGTAAAAATGCTTTGGGATGATGAGTATTTTTACTTTTTGGCAGAAATGGAAGAACCTCATGTATGGGGTAATCTTAAACAAAAAGATACTATTATTTTTTATAATAATGATTTCGAAATTTTTGTCGATCCAGATAATGACACTCATAATTATTATGAATTTGAAGTTAATGCATTAAATACGCTGTGGGATTTGTTTATTACAAAACCATATAGAGAAGGAACCCCGGTATTAAACGATTGGGATGCGAATGGATTTAAATCTTCAGTTAAAGTAAACGGAACCATAAATAACCCACACGATACCGATAAAGGATGGATACTAGAAATAGCTATTCCGTTTAAAGTGTTTAAAACCTCATATTATCACAAAAACATTCCGAAAGATAAGTTTTGGAGAGTTAATTTTTCCAGAGTGAATTGGGATTTTGAACTTCAGAATAATAAATACTCCAGAAAGCGAGATGATAACGGAAAATTTAAACCAGAATACAATTGGGTTTGGTCTCCTATCGGTGTGATTAATATGCATCAACCCGAAGATTGGGGATATGTATATTTTTCCTCAAAAGAAGTAGGAGAAAATGATGATTTCAGAATTCCTGAAGATGAAAAAGTAAAACGATTGTTGTATCAATTATATAGAAAACAAAAGGAATATTTTAAAAAGAATACCCGTTGGGCAAAAACTTTTAAAGAACTAGAAGCCAATGATCTGTTGGTTGATGGAAATAAAGTTGTTAAAACCATAGAAAATCACCAAACAGGTTGGAATATAACAGTGGTAAGCCCAGATACAAAACACCTGTTTATTATTAAAGAAGATGGTAAAATTATCCAAAAAGAAGATTGA
- a CDS encoding glycoside hydrolase family 130 protein yields the protein MKKEIPWQDKPEGCTEAIWRYSANPIISRDAIPTSNSIFNSAVVPYNDGYAGVFRCDNKAVQMNIFTGFSHNGIDWKINEEPIIMEAGNTEMIDSDYKYDPRVTFIEDRYWITWCNGYYGPTIGIAYTFDFKEFFQCENAFLPFNRNGVLFPEKINGKYAMLSRPSDNGHTAFGDIFISYSPDMKYWGEHRNVMQVAPFEESGWQCTKIGAGSVPFLTDEGWLMFYHGVINTCNGFRYAMGAAILDKNSPDKVKYRTKPYLLTPSVTYEQIGDVPNVIFPCATLQDIEQDKVAIYYGAADTVVALAFGRISEIIKFTKENSL from the coding sequence ATGAAAAAAGAAATACCATGGCAGGATAAACCTGAAGGATGCACTGAGGCTATTTGGAGGTATTCTGCAAACCCCATCATCTCTAGAGATGCTATACCCACTTCTAATAGTATATTTAATAGTGCTGTTGTGCCCTATAATGATGGTTATGCAGGAGTGTTTAGATGTGATAATAAAGCTGTACAGATGAATATTTTTACAGGATTTAGTCATAACGGAATTGATTGGAAGATTAATGAAGAGCCTATTATCATGGAAGCAGGAAATACAGAAATGATAGACTCTGATTACAAGTATGATCCTCGAGTTACTTTTATTGAAGATAGATATTGGATTACATGGTGTAATGGGTATTACGGACCTACTATTGGCATTGCTTATACTTTTGATTTTAAAGAGTTTTTTCAATGCGAAAATGCATTTTTACCTTTCAATAGAAATGGAGTATTATTTCCAGAAAAAATCAATGGTAAATATGCAATGTTAAGCCGTCCAAGCGATAATGGGCATACCGCTTTTGGCGATATATTTATCAGCTATAGCCCAGATATGAAGTACTGGGGAGAACATAGAAACGTAATGCAGGTAGCTCCTTTTGAAGAAAGTGGTTGGCAATGTACTAAGATAGGGGCTGGATCTGTTCCTTTTCTTACCGATGAAGGATGGTTGATGTTTTATCATGGGGTAATAAACACATGTAATGGATTTAGATACGCTATGGGAGCTGCAATTTTAGATAAGAATAGCCCCGATAAGGTAAAGTACAGGACAAAACCATACCTTTTAACACCTTCTGTGACCTATGAACAAATAGGAGATGTTCCTAATGTGATATTTCCTTGTGCAACTCTACAAGATATTGAGCAAGATAAAGTAGCTATTTATTATGGAGCAGCAGATACCGTGGTCGCATTGGCTTTTGGAAGGATAAGTGAAATTATTAAGTTTACTAAAGAAAATTCATTATAA
- a CDS encoding isoaspartyl peptidase/L-asparaginase family protein codes for MRINTKYCYVSLFLILTTFGCNTNEKEGETAVVKEEKEIKKSVKPIVISTWNHGIAANDEAWKILSKGGNALDAVEQGVRVTEADPKNQSVGIGGFPDREGNVTLDACIMDHNSNCGAVSFLQHIKHPISVARKVMEETPHVMLTGSGALQFALNQGFEKENLLTPETKKAYEEWLQKSDYKPVINIENHDTISMLALDEDGNISGACTTSGAAWKMHGRVGDSPIIGAGLFLDNEVGAAAATGLGEAVIRTAGSAMVVELMRQGKSPAEACKEIVERIYKVHKNHKDLEYLQVGFIALNKNGEYGGYSLRSGFNYAVNDVEKGNRLEDAAFKMAWEN; via the coding sequence ATGAGAATTAACACTAAGTATTGCTACGTATCACTTTTTTTAATACTAACAACTTTTGGTTGTAACACAAATGAAAAAGAAGGAGAAACAGCTGTTGTTAAAGAAGAAAAAGAAATTAAAAAGAGTGTAAAGCCTATTGTTATTTCGACCTGGAATCATGGTATTGCAGCCAATGACGAGGCATGGAAAATATTAAGTAAAGGAGGCAATGCATTGGATGCAGTAGAACAAGGAGTTCGAGTAACAGAAGCAGATCCAAAAAACCAAAGTGTTGGGATAGGAGGATTTCCTGATAGAGAAGGTAATGTCACTTTGGATGCTTGTATTATGGATCACAATAGTAATTGTGGGGCTGTATCCTTTTTGCAACATATCAAACATCCCATTTCTGTAGCTAGAAAAGTAATGGAAGAAACACCCCATGTAATGCTTACAGGATCGGGGGCATTGCAATTTGCATTAAATCAAGGGTTTGAAAAAGAAAACTTATTAACTCCAGAAACCAAAAAAGCATACGAAGAATGGTTACAAAAATCTGATTATAAGCCGGTAATAAATATCGAAAATCATGATACGATAAGTATGCTGGCTTTAGATGAAGATGGAAATATATCGGGAGCTTGTACTACGAGTGGTGCTGCCTGGAAAATGCATGGAAGAGTGGGAGATTCTCCAATAATTGGAGCCGGTTTATTTCTGGATAATGAAGTTGGAGCAGCTGCAGCAACAGGTTTAGGTGAAGCTGTGATACGTACTGCAGGAAGTGCTATGGTAGTAGAATTAATGAGGCAAGGTAAATCCCCTGCAGAAGCATGTAAAGAAATAGTAGAGAGAATTTATAAAGTACATAAAAACCATAAAGATCTTGAATACCTTCAGGTTGGATTTATTGCATTAAATAAAAATGGAGAATATGGTGGGTACAGCCTTAGGTCAGGTTTTAATTATGCAGTAAATGATGTAGAAAAGGGAAACAGACTAGAAGATGCAGCGTTTAAAATGGCTTGGGAAAACTAG